From the genome of Opisthocomus hoazin isolate bOpiHoa1 chromosome 4, bOpiHoa1.hap1, whole genome shotgun sequence:
GCTTTGGTCAAGGTGGTGCTTACTCTTTTAATGGAGGTAGAATTTTGTCAGCAATGTTATTTTTGGAGAATGAGCCTCCTTTGGGCCATTTGCCTtggcacaaattaaaaaaaaatttaaaaggataaaataaaataataataaaacataatGATTTATATGGGGCCCTGTATGAGCAACCTTGGTTGTCTATGACGGTGAGCAGGTGGAGTCTGCTCTCGGTTCTGGAGCTCATCTCGAGGGTGTTCTCTTGAATGTTCAGGGCTGGAGACCATCTCCTTCGGATGAGGAACGGGCCCCTCTCAGGCAGCTGTTGATCTTGTGTTCGTGAGAGTTCATGAGAGCAGTGGGAAATTCATGTGTGGCTTTCGCACACAGCAAACAGCAGAGAGGCTTCCTTCCAATAAGAGTAGTGTGCGTGACGTGTACCCGTGGCCCTGGGGATGTAGAAGATAAGTGTCCAGGTGCTGGTGAGCTATTCGGACACTTTTCTCCCCGAGCATTTCTGTGAATGGCAGAATGGTTTTGCAAATGATAGTGGGATTTGTAAAACCGTGTTCTGAAATGGCAAAATGCCTACTGCCTTGGTTTTTAAGGCTGGATCTGTTCATGCTGTCCTTGCACACACCAAATCGTAGAGCAGACGACGTGAGAGCTGTCTGAAGGCTTACTTGCTGGCCTGTTACATGGAGAGGCTTATCCAGAGTGCTTGGTGAAGTACACGGCTGGGGGGAATGGTCACCTCTGGTGGTACGAGTCTCCTTCCGTGCTGGAACTGGACTTCTCGAACTCTGAACCTGTGACCTGGGTCACCTCAGAAAGTGCCGCTGCCCACCTTTGGCAGTGCTTCCTCCTGGTGGGCTACGTCGTGAGTTTCTGCCAAATGAGAAATGTTCTTGGTTAAAATGGGTTTTCACCTTCTTACCAAGAAAAAGCTCTGCAGCAGTACTGACGAAGGAGAATGAGTGgcattggttttatttttggagTTAGCAAAGTGACTACGGAAATAGGTAACGGTACCGTTATCAGATCAAATGGTAAGGTTTCTTTGTACTTGTTTAGCTTTGCGTTACGTTTGAAGGTGTGTTCCTCACCTCTGAGCCATCGTTGCCTGTAAGAGGAGGAGCGGTGGTGGGTTTCACTACGGATAAAGGGTGCCCTGAGCATGTGCTTGCAAAGATGAGGCATGCAGGTATTTTTACATCTGAGAAGTACTGCTGTGTGGCGTTAAAACGTATCACATCCCCTCCCTAGCCCCAGATCTGGAGTCTGTATTTAGGGATTACAGCCGTCTGTACAAAATTTCCTGGAGTTTTGCTAAATGAGGTACAGCTTACGCATAGCATATTTTGTGATACAGATTTGTACTTGCATAGGAGTAAAAAAATAAGTTGTACTGTTGCCAATTCGAGTTTTCCTATTAAGTTGGCGTGTCTGACTCGtgtattttctgtcttgttttgaaTCAGAAACAGATACCCAAGGAAGTGGCTGACATTTTTAATGCCCCCAGTGACAATGAAGATTTTGTGGGGTTCCAAGATGATGCTTCCAGACAGAGGTTGTTGTCAGAGGACGGCTCTGCTAGCTTTGGTTCCACGGAGTCAGGAAAAAAGGTAGGAACAGATTGCCGTGGCCCAGTTCCACGCTTTCGGTGCAGTAGTACTCTGAGCTCGTGTCAGGGCTGCATGAGCTATAACTAGCAGCAAAACTCATCTGCAGTCCTcatattaaaaatgaatgtaAACAAATTTGCTATCCTTTTTAGGTTCTGATGATTGCGTTTAAAAAGTCTTTCATAATATAAAGAAAATGGGTTTTGTTAGAAGGTGAGCTTTAAGTGAAGTAGGTAAGTGAAGCAAAAAGGAGACAGAGAATTACTACCATCCTGGGCTGGTGTGCTCTGGATTCATAAAACAGTGGAAATGCATGGTAATAGATGGGTTTTATAAATATGCAAACCTCTATTTCCAGAAAGTAGAAATTTCCTTCCAGAAAATTAATACTGTTTCTGCACTAATTTTTGTTAGTGCTTTTTCTGCACTAAAGTTGCTGGTTTAGTGGTGGTGACCTACAGAAACCATCAGCTGCTGCTTTGATGGGGAGATTTGCTGGTTCTCTGCTCGCTTAATGGTGAAGTAGCTTGGATCAGCATAATGATTTGATGCTTTTCATTCTCTGACTTGGTAGCTGGAGGTACCAGCTGAACTCATAGGAAAGGAAGAGAACTGGTGTGCTGTCTTAGCTGCCAGAAAATTTAGTTTTTAGTCTTTTAGAAGCTTGTAATTATATACTTGATAGATATGGGCTAATGTGCTAAAAGATACACTTGTTAGCTGTGCTCTCAAAAGGGTCCCTCCGttccattaataaaaaaattgaaaatgttgtcgtctttttttttttcctttccccctttttttgtccttttcgtttccttttttgtttgtttgtttttcccgtCAGATCACTACCTGGTTAAGAGCTGCTGAAGACAAGGAGTATGACTGGTGTTAGCAAAGGGAACAGGCAGAATGAGGCTTGTATGGTTATGTGCTATTTCTGAGCCTTTGTAAGCAAATGGCCTCAGAGAGCCTGGTACAAAGTGCAGAGCctgtttgggagtggagcctgaaGTCTGTGCTATGGAGCAAGGCAGCAGCTTAAAAGTAACATGATAACCTTGGTTCTAAATTGCTTCATCATCTTGTTGCTAGACAGTGGTACTGGTAACTTCAGAAAACCAGGAGGTAGCTTACTCTTGTACCTGTGACTTTGTGTGGAGCATCAAGAAACATCGATgaaggagaggtggtggtggATGGGGACCCTTGTGTGGGACCCTGAAGTTCTGCTTCTGCCGCCTGCTTGGGGACTGTAGGAACCTTACTTTACTTTACTTTGCCTTGGTTTCCCAACTTGTGAGAAATTATGATAATGATCTTTGCTGCAAAGCCTTTTAAAATCCTCTGATGAAAAATGCTGTGGAAGAGCTGGGTGCTGTTAATTTAACATGCGTTGCTGGGAATCCCAATGAGACTTACTCCAAATTTACAGCTGGCACTGCAGCCTTCCTCACAATTCCTGTGTTTGCCTTGGACTGCAGCTTATTTTAAATGTCCATCAGTACTAAGTTTAACTCCTTTACTGCTAAATGGTAcaataaaaccacattttttttatcCTGTGTTCCAGCCATTTATGATGCCAAACGCCGCTGTCATTGAGACAGACCATACGTACTTGTTGTGTAGGAAGCTAAAAGGTTTTGGTGGGAAGAGCAAAACGATGGGAAGTTCAGAAAAACGCTGCAGTTGTCGGGAGCAGAGGCAAAGCAGCTGCCCTGCCGGGGTGATGAGTGGGATGTTAGGGCATCAGGCGTTCCCTTGGATGCTGATGCGCAGACGCATTAACATCAGTGAACTCTGCGTGCCTGTTTTTCCTCAGGGCTTTCTGCAGTCCAACTCCCGTAATCTCTGCACATTGGCTGAGTTTCAGCCATTCCTCCTATCTGTATCCCTGATGTGTGTTTTACCTTGTGTAGACCGTTCTTCGTAGGTGTAACAGCATAGCTCTAGGTGTGTTATTTTTAGTCACTTTACCTAACGGACAGCTTACTTCCCCCTCGCCCCAGCCTTCACTGTGGAACTTCATGAAAACACAGAATGCATAAAAACTTCGGTTTCCCTCCAAGAAATACAATTTAACTTTAAAGTAACTTCCTTATTGTGTTTGTTCCTTTCTCAAGCAGCTGCACTGCAGCTATCAACAAAAGAATAAAGTAATTCTGCTTGGAGAAAACTCATTCCAATTACCCGTAATAATTTGTAGGAGATGTTTAAGTGTAAAGAAACAGCATATGCGGTAGCTCCCCCCTCCCATTCCCCTGCAAGTTTTTCCACTCATCTATTGTATCTATTTTTCACCAGATATTATCTTAACTTAAAGAAATGTGTAATTAAagtcagggaagggagggaactgaaaaggaagaataaaattatttagCAAGTGCATCGTATAAAAGGTAATTTTTGTGTCTAGTGTGGGAGGAAGAAATAGCAGAGGCAAATTGGGGAAACAAACTTAAGTGAGTGTTGCTAACTTTCAGGAGGCAGGTGTGGTGTGAACACGGGCTATGTTCCCACCATTAACGAGTCTTTCAGGAGACTAACAGGGGCAAATTGGCAGATGATCCGCTACTAATTCTGATTAGAAGTATGGAAATCTATTTCTGATTTAGTAAATGCATTGTGTTTAATTGATATGTAATGGGCATATCGTGAAGAGTGTTTTAATGAGTTTATTTGTCTTGGGCTGACTTTTCTGCCTAGTCTGTAGGCAGAAATTTGGGATCTTTCTACCCTAGAACACATTTGAATGGTAAACTGCACCGCTGAAATGGAGAGAGTAGAGCAGCTGGGAGGTGGAGGGATGTTAGTTGGGCTGTTCAAGGCTCTGTGGTGTTGCGTTGGTATCTGTCACTTTGATGGTGGTGTAACAGCATGAGAAGGAGCAGATCCATCTCCAGGAGCCTTGAGTACTGCTGCGGCAAGCCCGCAGGAGAGTGTTGCTTCTACTGCTAAGTGAAAAAAGGAGGGCTCTTTCTTAACTGTGGTGGTGGTTTGTATTTTCTTCCACTCAAGGGCTGTTTTTTCACATCCAGAAGTAAACATACAAAACAACGTGATAATTTACCCATAAGAAAACCGACGATTTATTTTTATTGGGTAGtagtgaagaagaggaggaagaggtgaagAAGAAAGTTTCCCCCGCTAGAAGCAGCTCAGTTAAAGCCCTGTgcttgaaatgagaaaaaaaaatcccgctAAGTTAAAATAACTCAATGCTGAAGACTCTGaatgtgttctgctttttttgttttgacaggCTTTGCCTGCCAAGTGCTTTCACAGTATATGCCATCGAGTTGGTACCTGTCTGAACCTCAGAACTGGTTTATTGTGACTGTGTGACTGCTCTGTCTTGACTGTCTGTCACAGCTACTGGCTGGTGTTTTTACAGGGGGTTCGATTTCAGCCCAGATACCTCACTGAAGAACTGCAGAGGATTTTCACTGAAGACACTGACTCTGAAACGGAAGCGTTTGAAGGCTTCGCGTCAAGTGAGGTGGATGTGAACAAGAAAGGAGTTCTGGTAAAGGCAGTCATCTATGCGTGGATGTATATGttgacttcctttttttctgagtcTTCTGTGTAAATGTCATGTTCTAGTAGGAGTGTTTCTGATACACCATGATGTTATTCCTTCatgctgaagaaaaatatgtgttaccttaaaagagaaaaaaaaatatttaatgcattATCACATATTAGAAATGAGAATATCTTCCCCTGCTTGTAGACTGGCTGTGCTGGGCAAGATTGTTCCTCTGAAGATAGCTGTGTGACAATAATAATATGTGTTGATCTGTGCATAGGGAAAGAGTCGTGTACTGtgagcttttaaaaatttgttggATTAGGTGGATTTATGACAGCGCGTTTGGGTGGTGAGACTGCTGCCTAGAATTCGTGACTTAAAAATGGCCTTTCTTGTGTCATGGCCTGTAATCTAACGTGGGATTCTTCCTGCCTCTAGGCAATGGAGTCGGCCTTGAGTGATGAAGAACGCAATAATTTATTGGGtagtgaggaagaagaggaggaagaggtgaagAAGAAAGTTTCCCCCAAGAGAAGAAGCTTTGGCCTTCGTGTTGCCTTGCAGTTTCCCACCAGAAGGTCGTCGGAGAAAAGTGTGCCTGAACAGGCCTTTTCTAACTTACCTCTAAAGAACAGTGAATCCCTCGCACCTCTTTCAAATGAAGTAAGCTGCAAGCGGTGGGACGAGCTAGAGGGCTCTGCTTCAGAGTCTGAAGAAGACATTAAAGAAACACAGGAGGAAAGTTCCAGTGCTCTGCTTAAGAGAGCCAtgaatattaaagaaaataaagccatGGTAAGACTTACGAGCAGTGCTTTGTTCTCTGACATTTACATCTGAGTACTTAGCTTCAGCACACTTGAATCTTGGGGTCCCTGCTGCTACTGTGCTGGGACTTTGGGAAAATCTCATGGTAGTTTGTGTTTGAATTTTTCTACCTGGGAAAACCCTAGGGGACCATTGGAACTCAGACTTCTACCCCTAAAATAGCCTCAAGTAGGACTAGCCTGCTCAAGTTTAAAACCAGAGTTGAACCAAGCATTTTGTATGTGGATGTGAACAAAGTTACAGATTCCCAAGTTGCAGTCTTATATTCAGAACGTGTCAGAGAACCAGCTGATCCCTTCAGGTGGTTCGTGGTGTCATTTGCACAGTGGAGTTTCTGCTTTTCATGTCTAACAGATCTCCTGCAGTTAATTGGAAAGCCAGCTAAAAACTGCCAAGGATGATAAACGTAACTTTTCAGTCGTGTGGGATATGATGTTTACAGTTACGCTTTGCCATATAACTACTGAAAGTGTGTTGGTGTGGGTGTAGATGCGGAAGAGAGAGACGCTGGTCATTCCCTAACGCTTTTTTCTCTGTTGTCCAAAAATGCCACCAGCTCTAATTATCATACTGCCATGCAAATCCAAGTTAATGCTGGGTCCTCAGTGGCTCCTTCAGTTTTACTGTATTCCAGGAAAAGTTGCAGCTTCCAAGTGGTCTTGGGGCTCAAGTACACCTCTTGGGTGTGTGAGCTTGCAGCTGTCACTTAAAAACTTGCTTTAGTTTTGTCCTGTGTTTCTAATCTGTCTTGTATCCTCACGGCTGTTGTCTTGGTGTTGCTGCTTTTCCACCCTTCTCACCTTCCACTCTTCCTTCTAGTTCAACCATTGCGAAATTCATTGGCATCCTAGTTGCGGTACTGTAATGACATTAAATAGCTCTTAATAAACACCACACTGAAGTATTTACTGAGAAGTGCTGTATCCAGCTTTTAATCTCGTGATTGGTGTGGTGGTCTCAGAGACAGGCTAGCAGCCTGGCTCATCCCGGCTGTTGCTGGCTTTTCAGAAGACAGCCTCACCCTGGCCTTCTAGAACAGGTCAGTATTTTTTTGGACCTGTCAGCCACTGCTTCTGTTGAAGTATACCTCCAGGACATCTCCTACACGATGCAACAGATTGTCCTGCTGAAGTGTTTCTGGTACTGCATATGCCATCGTTAGGGGAGCCGCTGGCGGGGCTCAGTGGTTTTACGACTTTGCAAATGAGCGTGTACCCGTGTGGCTGCATGTATCTGCACAAAGCAACTGGTGTGTAGCATTGCTGGCTGTGGTTTGCAGCGTTTGTGAAATCAGCACTACCTGTCATGATTGGAAAAGGGATGTTCCCGGTCGTTGCTACTAAGGGCCACTGGAAAACGACAAGCCAGATTTCCCTGCTTCAATGTCACTGCTTAAGGGGACACTCTAAGAGTTCCCTGGCAGAAAGCACAGGTGTATCAGCAGTCGTTCAGTAAAATAGCTCACAGGGAATATCTTGCAGCCTTCTGGCCAAGGGATCCctgtcttccttttctccctcctgtCGTATGAACAGTGAAGTTCTTGTTATTGGTCATAGATAGCGTAACCACGTTGTAATGCACTACTTTAGTGCTGTTTCAACAAGATTGGACGTAACTCTAGCTAATTCCAGTTCCCAGTAAGAAATAATGGGAGCTGTGAAATTAGTACTGCCTGCAGTTTTGCTCATTCAGGGGTAAATGAACCCCTTTTGCGAGCCCCACTAAAATAAAATGCCTCCAGAAAGGTTTCGTGCACTGAAACTTCATGTGTTTAGATAGAATTTGGAGTGCATGTGAAGAGTGCAGGATAGGTGTTGCTTATTTGCAAATTTGCAGTGATTTTTCAGTGCAGCATCACTGTTGATTTCAGCTTGCCCGGTTGCTGGCGGAACTGAATTCCATACCGGACCCGTTCCCAGTGAAAATGCCCACCTCGACTCCTTCGGTAAGTCTCCGGTACTGGCTGGAGGTGACAATCATTTTTGCTGGACTTAGGATTAATGTGGTTCCTGATGAAATGCTTCCACCAagtttgttctggttttctttggttttggtcACTTTATTTGTATGGATTTGCTATTGGTCAGTATTTAAATACCAGAGGTTATGTGAGGAAAGGGAATTTTATAAGATAATTTACAAAGAAATGTAGAGACCAAGGTGAGAGGCTTCTTTATCATTTTTGCCCCAGAAATACTGTTGAGATGCCAGACAAATGTCTGTGTGTGTGGGAATAAGGAAGAGTAATTTGTTTCCTTTGGGTTTAGATCCTGTTAATTTCCCTCTTGcaggcttttcttttaaaatccacCCTTCTAGTAG
Proteins encoded in this window:
- the CDCA7L gene encoding cell division cycle-associated 7-like protein isoform X2, giving the protein MARRGRRRRRRTTAAVAPAGGGGEKQIPKEVADIFNAPSDNEDFVGFQDDASRQRLLSEDGSASFGSTESGKKGVRFQPRYLTEELQRIFTEDTDSETEAFEGFASSEVDVNKKGVLAMESALSDEERNNLLGSEEEEEEEVKKKVSPKRRSFGLRVALQFPTRRSSEKSVPEQAFSNLPLKNSESLAPLSNEVSCKRWDELEGSASESEEDIKETQEESSSALLKRAMNIKENKAMLARLLAELNSIPDPFPVKMPTSTPSKQRKIPRRTFSEGQIERRMNPTRNARPPQKFALEKFTVSAVKFAEQFRSYRQQNLLKKRLSVGNCGVRKRRRRSSKYSSQRPVEDITEEDLDNIAITVKDKIYDKVLGSTCHQCRQKTLDTKTICRSQNCGGVRGQFCGPCLRNRYGEDVKSALLDRAWICPPCRGVCNCSYCRRQDGRCATGMLIHLAKFYGYDNVKEYLESLQKQLADDN
- the CDCA7L gene encoding cell division cycle-associated 7-like protein isoform X1; its protein translation is MARRGRRRRRRTTAAVAPAGGGGEKQIPKEVADIFNAPSDNEDFVGFQDDASRQRLLSEDGSASFGSTESGKKGVRFQPRYLTEELQRIFTEDTDSETEAFEGFASSEVDVNKKGVLAMESALSDEERNNLLGSEEEEEEEVKKKVSPKRRSFGLRVALQFPTRRSSEKSVPEQAFSNLPLKNSESLAPLSNEVSCKRWDELEGSASESEEDIKETQEESSSALLKRAMNIKENKAMLARLLAELNSIPDPFPVKMPTSTPSKQRKIPRRTFSEGQIERRMNPTRNARPPQKFALEKFTVSAVKFAEQFRSYRQQNLLKKRLSVQGNCGVRKRRRRSSKYSSQRPVEDITEEDLDNIAITVKDKIYDKVLGSTCHQCRQKTLDTKTICRSQNCGGVRGQFCGPCLRNRYGEDVKSALLDRAWICPPCRGVCNCSYCRRQDGRCATGMLIHLAKFYGYDNVKEYLESLQKQLADDN